A single region of the Etheostoma cragini isolate CJK2018 chromosome 3, CSU_Ecrag_1.0, whole genome shotgun sequence genome encodes:
- the sertad3 gene encoding SERTA domain-containing protein 3 — protein sequence MIMKGQKRKLPPEDVQVSDPSSPTWESQRQFVFSVSLNKYQHGQELPEPSLRRSVLIANTLRQVSLEACRAPSVDMKVLQPLCSSSSDHQESTFTGVALAKYHSAVMLSNSHSAPVSCPLVSLNYFSNSATSRSPATCHLSASNVPQSVKDEDEDWGMMSTESDFSLSAAISSILTALDSTIDGSPQAAPRTPLRSLENLSGPSEQAVRGNVGSWEQHEEWRLPENTVEVMRSSYLSELTVEDLFQDIDTSLLERDMGVLGLRGSGSGYQAGDDLLRYLQPFSSSSFPPSNPFSLSQNLKCLPSFSSFCPLSSSSSSSPAFSSPNLVREGLELEHLMEILVES from the coding sequence ATGATCATGAAGGGGCAGAAGCGTAAACTCCCACCAGAGGACGTGCAGGTTTCAGACCCGAGCAGCCCTACCTGGGAGAGCCAGCGCCAGTTTGTGTTCTCAGTTTCCCTGAACAAGTATCAGCATGGCCAGGAGCTACCTGAACCCAGCCTGCGGCGGTCTGTTCTGATAGCCAACACGCTGCGGCAGGTCAGCCTTGAGGCTTGTAGGGCGCCCTCTGTAGACATGAAGGTGCTACAACCACTTTGTAGCTCTTCATCTGACCACCAGGAGAGTACTTTTACTGGAGTGGCTCTAGCAAAATATCACTCTGCAGTGATGCTTTCTAACAGCCACTCGGCTCCTGTCAGCTGCCCTCTGGTTTCTTTGAATTACTTTTCAAATAGTGCTACAAGTAGGTCTCCTGCAACTTGCCACTTAAGTGCGTCAAACGTCCCTCAATCTGTAAAAGACGAAGATGAGGACTGGGGAATGATGTCCACGGAATCTGATTTCTCCCTTTCAGCTGCCATCTCCTCCATTCTCACTGCACTGGACTCTACCATTGACGGGAGCCCACAGGCAGCTCCACGGACACCTCTCAGGTCCTTGGAGAACCTGTCAGGGCCCTCTGAACAGGCAGTCAGAGGTAATGTGGGAAGCTGGGAGCAGCACGAAGAGTGGAGGTTGCCGGAGAACACCGTGGAAGTGATGAGGTCCAGCTACCTCAGTGAGCTCACTGTGGAGGATCTGTTCCAGGATATAGACACATCCCTGCTGGAGAGAGACATGGGAGTGCTTGGGCTCCGAGGCAGTGGAAGTGGATACCAGGCTGGGGATGATCTCTTACGGTATCTGCagcctttctcctcctcctccttcccccCCTCAAACCCCTTCTCTCTCAGCCAGAATCTAAAGTGCCTGCCTTCGTTCTCTTCATTCTGCCCGTTgtcttcctcatcctcttcttcgCCAGCCTTCTCTAGTCCCAATCTTGTGAGAGAAGGACTCGAGCTGGAGCATCTGATGGAGATCCTGGTTGAGTCCTGA
- the blvrb gene encoding flavin reductase (NADPH), with the protein MSDSIKNLAIFGATGMTGLATLPLAVAAGYNVTVLVRDPTKLPADHKVSRVVVGDVLKNEDVMKTLEGQDAVIIILGTRNSLSPTTMMSEGTKNIVEAMKARGICKVVGCMSAFLLWDRAKVPPRMIDVTEDHDRMYEVLKTSGLDYVAVMPPHIADDLPLTESYLAAESMLKGRAISKHDLGHFFVKCLSTSEWDRKAVGVWGEYK; encoded by the exons ATGTCCGACTCCATCAAAAACCTCGCGATATTTGGAGCCACGGGAATGACCGGGCTGGCCACCCTCCCGCTAGCGGTGGCAGCAG GATACAATGTGACAGTGCTGGTGCGGGACCCTACCAAGCTGCCTGCAGACCACAAGGTATCCAGAGTGGTGGTGGGAGACGTACTTAAGAATGAGGATGTGATGAAGACCTTGGAAGGCCAGGACGCTGTTATCATCATCCTTGGCACCAGGAACAGCCTCA GCCCCACCACCATGATGTCTGAAGGCACCAAGAACATTGTTGAAGCCATGAAGGCCCGTGGGATCTGCAAGGTGGTCGGCTGCATGTCAG CCTTCCTGCTGTGGGATCGCGCCAAAGTCCCGCCCCGTATGATTGATGTGACAGAAGACCATGACAGGATGTATGAAGTGCTGAAAACATCTGGGCTGGACTATGTGGCTGTCATGCCTCCTCACATCGCTG ACGACCTTCCTCTGACGGAGAGTTACCTGGCGGCAGAGAGCATGCTAAAAGGAAGAGCCATCTCTAAACACGACCTTGGACACTTCTTCGTCAAGTGTCTGTCCACCTCCGAGTGGGACAGAAAGGCGGTCGGGGTGTGGGGAGAGTATAAATAA